The following proteins are co-located in the Nonlabens ponticola genome:
- a CDS encoding ComF family protein, with protein MRALLQDFVNLFYPQVCLNCHNSLMAGEELLCIRCRSQLPLAYHDLKSDDKMQRLFIGRTPVEQSVSLFYYEKIGAIQHMIHALKYQGREEVGTFMGQWLTQLLIEDGILNDVDVVVPVPVHPKRKRLRGYNQVTKFGKCLSDGLDVSFRESVLLKKHHTKKQAQLSQTMRSDETQSPYVLQEHLPEGSHVLLVDDVITTGTTLSLCCRELAKISNVRISIATMAISV; from the coding sequence ATGCGAGCCCTGCTACAGGACTTTGTTAATCTCTTTTATCCGCAGGTGTGCCTCAATTGCCATAACTCGCTTATGGCTGGTGAAGAACTACTATGCATCAGGTGTCGCAGCCAATTACCGCTGGCTTATCACGATCTAAAAAGCGACGATAAAATGCAGCGGTTGTTCATAGGTAGAACTCCTGTTGAACAAAGTGTGAGCCTTTTTTATTATGAAAAAATAGGCGCCATTCAACATATGATCCATGCGCTCAAATATCAGGGTAGAGAAGAAGTGGGCACGTTCATGGGGCAATGGTTGACGCAATTGCTAATTGAGGATGGAATTCTAAATGATGTTGATGTAGTGGTGCCTGTGCCTGTTCATCCCAAAAGGAAGCGTTTAAGAGGTTATAATCAGGTGACAAAATTTGGTAAATGTTTAAGTGATGGCTTGGATGTTAGCTTTCGCGAAAGCGTGCTCCTAAAAAAGCACCATACCAAGAAACAGGCCCAGCTGAGTCAAACCATGCGAAGCGACGAGACGCAATCGCCTTATGTACTGCAAGAACATTTGCCTGAAGGCAGCCACGTATTGCTGGTAGATGATGTGATCACGACTGGCACAACTTTGAGTTTGTGCTGCCGCGAACTGGCCAAAATTTCCAACGTAAGAATTTCCATAGCGACCATGGCAATCTCAGTATAA
- a CDS encoding sensor histidine kinase, translating to MKLRLLRFIGAFYLFFIFSETLRDIMRYPERWQNQNFDTARWFLGHLQSSLLFLAYALFSYLFLYYYYKKISKTVVFVALTVIAFGTIGLRYVTEEVIIKAITGYGNYYEGTTVAYYIVDNLYYAMLYTAFGVCWFFVHYAVVRDRQQQELLLENKKSELAFLRSQVNPHFLFNMLNNIYALINMKSDKALVATEKLSQLLRYSLYETDKLVTIENELDAVRSYIDLERLRFRESVQTTITAATNVQHIQVTPFLLMPLVENAFKHGVVTDATQPIMIKVQTDQDRLEIEVLNAVATREKDEVGGIGVENLKKRLALTYGDDAGMSTEVIDGQFIARIFIKLKP from the coding sequence ATGAAACTGAGACTACTGCGTTTTATAGGCGCCTTCTACCTCTTCTTTATCTTTTCAGAGACCTTGAGAGACATCATGAGGTATCCTGAGCGATGGCAAAATCAAAATTTTGATACCGCAAGATGGTTCCTAGGTCATTTACAGAGCTCGCTTTTGTTTTTGGCTTACGCGCTATTCAGTTACCTATTCCTATACTATTACTATAAAAAAATATCCAAAACTGTTGTGTTTGTAGCGTTGACAGTCATAGCATTTGGAACCATAGGTTTGCGTTATGTGACTGAAGAAGTCATTATCAAAGCAATCACTGGCTACGGCAATTACTATGAAGGCACCACGGTCGCTTATTACATCGTCGACAACCTTTATTATGCGATGCTTTACACCGCATTTGGCGTGTGCTGGTTCTTTGTGCACTATGCTGTGGTGCGCGATAGACAACAACAGGAGTTACTACTAGAAAACAAGAAGTCAGAACTCGCTTTCCTGCGATCACAGGTCAATCCGCACTTCTTGTTCAACATGCTCAACAACATTTATGCACTTATAAACATGAAGTCTGACAAGGCTCTGGTTGCTACAGAAAAACTCAGTCAGCTGCTGCGATACAGTCTTTATGAGACTGATAAATTAGTGACCATAGAAAATGAACTCGATGCTGTAAGAAGTTATATAGATTTAGAGCGATTACGCTTTCGCGAAAGCGTACAAACCACTATCACCGCTGCAACAAACGTACAGCACATACAAGTGACGCCATTTCTGCTCATGCCGTTGGTGGAAAATGCGTTTAAACATGGTGTGGTCACAGATGCCACACAGCCTATCATGATAAAGGTGCAAACTGATCAAGATAGACTTGAAATTGAAGTGCTTAATGCGGTTGCAACTCGTGAAAAAGATGAGGTAGGCGGCATAGGTGTAGAAAACTTGAAAAAACGACTGGCGCTTACCTATGGTGATGATGCAGGAATGAGTACCGAAGTGATTGACGGCCAATTCATCGCTAGAATTTTTATTAAATTGAAGCCATGA
- a CDS encoding TlpA family protein disulfide reductase — MFRKLMLVAMIFAYALGHAQTTATSKLSDSYLSNLEVFDPRYPGDVEVTYLVEKAAFYDENLQLIPAQLVQDYRLNADYSIDKMYIDDQKFVKVVVYRKSTSSEKIAKQKTLNQLEAKDPNDFRGTYPKPFQITDMNGKVYTPESLRGKVVVINYWFIGCAPCEKEMPMLNQLVEKYEDKDVIFLALTPDKKEQVAKFLKKKDFDFNIIPDASQMITDYNVTGFPTHMLIDKKLVIQYLGLLPEKLVYDKLDEAIGMLLAN, encoded by the coding sequence ATGTTTAGAAAATTGATGTTAGTTGCGATGATATTCGCCTATGCTTTAGGGCACGCGCAAACAACAGCAACTTCAAAATTATCAGATTCTTACTTATCTAATTTAGAGGTTTTTGACCCAAGGTATCCTGGAGATGTTGAAGTAACCTATTTGGTTGAAAAAGCTGCATTTTATGATGAGAACCTTCAATTAATACCAGCACAGTTGGTTCAGGATTACCGTTTAAATGCTGATTATTCAATTGACAAAATGTACATCGATGATCAAAAATTTGTCAAGGTTGTAGTATATAGAAAAAGTACATCATCAGAAAAGATTGCCAAACAGAAAACACTAAATCAACTAGAAGCTAAAGATCCAAATGATTTTAGAGGTACTTACCCTAAACCATTTCAAATAACCGACATGAATGGAAAGGTATATACACCAGAGTCTCTACGTGGTAAAGTGGTGGTGATTAATTATTGGTTTATTGGATGTGCACCATGCGAGAAAGAAATGCCTATGCTCAACCAGTTGGTTGAAAAGTATGAAGACAAGGATGTCATTTTCCTAGCGTTGACGCCAGATAAAAAGGAACAGGTTGCAAAATTTCTCAAAAAGAAAGATTTTGATTTTAACATCATTCCAGATGCATCTCAGATGATCACTGATTATAACGTGACAGGATTTCCGACACATATGTTGATAGACAAAAAGTTGGTTATTCAATACTTAGGTCTTTTACCAGAAAAACTTGTATATGATAAATTAGACGAGGCTATCGGTATGCTTTTAGCCAACTAA
- a CDS encoding nitrilase family protein codes for MPETLKVTLIQTELIWENPAENLKHFDAQLKELYGKTDLVILPEMFTTGFSMNPQGNASGEEIYDWLYKHARLGNLAIYGSVMFDKSGSYCNRGIFMKPDGQKMIYDKRHTFTLAGEHKVYDRGNDQIEVFYKDWQFKLQICYDLRFPVFARNTTEYDAVIYVANWPVPRINAWDALLKARAIENMCYSIGVNRVGTDGTGMDYCGHSQVYDVLGNELLPHPWTNNGIQTIELHKDHIRQYRDKLRFLEDRDLFILKQ; via the coding sequence ATGCCCGAAACCCTAAAAGTAACCCTAATCCAAACCGAACTCATCTGGGAAAATCCAGCAGAGAACCTCAAACACTTTGATGCTCAACTCAAAGAGCTGTATGGTAAAACAGATCTCGTGATTTTGCCTGAGATGTTTACCACAGGTTTCTCCATGAATCCGCAAGGCAATGCTAGTGGTGAGGAAATTTATGACTGGCTGTATAAACACGCGCGCCTAGGCAACCTTGCCATTTATGGTAGTGTGATGTTTGATAAAAGCGGTAGTTATTGCAATCGTGGTATTTTCATGAAACCCGATGGTCAAAAAATGATTTATGATAAGCGTCACACGTTCACGCTAGCAGGAGAGCACAAGGTTTACGATCGTGGTAACGATCAGATAGAGGTGTTTTACAAGGACTGGCAGTTCAAACTACAGATTTGCTATGATTTGCGATTCCCAGTTTTTGCACGCAACACTACCGAGTATGATGCGGTCATTTATGTGGCCAATTGGCCTGTGCCACGTATCAACGCTTGGGACGCCTTGCTAAAGGCACGCGCCATTGAAAACATGTGTTACAGTATAGGTGTCAACCGTGTAGGGACTGACGGTACTGGCATGGATTATTGCGGTCATTCACAGGTTTATGATGTTTTGGGCAATGAGTTGCTACCACATCCATGGACTAATAACGGAATTCAAACTATTGAGCTACACAAAGACCATATCCGGCAGTACCGTGATAAACTACGCTTTCTAGAAGACCGTGATTTATTTATTCTAAAACAATAG
- a CDS encoding methionine aminotransferase: MIPSKLPNLPTSIFAEMSELAAQHGALNLSQGFPSFHAAQELKDLAAQAIQNNHNQYAPMMGIQELRIAIAQMMQSQHSVAYDPMSEICITAGATQAIFTAIQATIFAGDEVIIFSPAYDCYEPAIKIAGGVVVPVPMQLPDFTIDWDLVKSKVTAKTKMIIINSPHNPSGALLQDADLKQLQQIAVENDLLILSDEVYEFMVFNDHEHLSACRYPELKERCFITGSFGKTFHVTGWKLGYILAPPRLMKEFLKIHQQVIFCINRPIQHAVANYLQNPSTYQDLGKFYQRKRDLFLNLIKDSRFKFKPSASTYFQLLDYSSITDEHDYAFAKALTINHKIAAIPISVFMEGRDPKMLRFCFAKEDEELVAAAKILNQI; this comes from the coding sequence ATGATCCCATCAAAATTACCCAATCTACCTACTTCCATTTTTGCAGAGATGAGTGAGCTGGCGGCGCAACATGGTGCGCTTAATCTGTCTCAAGGCTTCCCAAGTTTTCATGCCGCACAAGAATTGAAAGATCTTGCAGCACAGGCCATACAGAATAATCATAACCAGTATGCGCCCATGATGGGTATTCAAGAGTTGCGCATCGCTATTGCACAAATGATGCAATCGCAGCATAGTGTCGCTTACGATCCCATGAGCGAAATATGCATCACGGCAGGTGCCACTCAAGCAATTTTTACCGCTATTCAGGCAACGATTTTCGCTGGTGATGAGGTGATCATCTTCTCGCCTGCCTACGATTGTTATGAGCCTGCCATCAAAATTGCTGGTGGCGTGGTGGTTCCGGTTCCTATGCAATTACCAGATTTTACGATCGATTGGGATCTAGTAAAGTCAAAGGTGACTGCCAAAACCAAAATGATCATCATCAACTCGCCACACAATCCTAGCGGTGCGCTTCTGCAGGATGCAGACTTAAAACAACTGCAACAAATTGCTGTTGAAAATGATCTGTTGATTCTCAGTGATGAGGTCTATGAATTCATGGTGTTTAATGATCATGAGCACCTCAGCGCATGCCGCTATCCTGAGCTGAAAGAGCGATGTTTTATCACAGGTAGTTTTGGGAAGACCTTTCATGTCACAGGCTGGAAGCTGGGTTACATCCTAGCGCCACCTCGGTTGATGAAAGAGTTTTTAAAGATTCATCAACAGGTAATTTTTTGCATCAATAGACCTATCCAGCATGCGGTCGCCAACTATTTGCAAAATCCAAGCACCTATCAAGATCTAGGCAAATTTTATCAGCGTAAACGAGATTTATTTCTCAATTTGATCAAAGACAGTAGGTTCAAGTTTAAACCATCTGCCAGCACTTATTTTCAACTGCTTGATTATTCTAGCATCACAGATGAGCATGATTACGCTTTCGCGAAAGCGCTAACCATCAACCACAAGATTGCAGCTATACCCATCAGCGTATTTATGGAAGGTCGTGATCCCAAAATGCTACGCTTTTGTTTTGCCAAAGAAGATGAGGAATTGGTTGCTGCTGCTAAGATTTTAAATCAGATATAA
- a CDS encoding Ig-like domain-containing protein: MIKHSIQIILVAFIALLIVQCAKRGNPTGGPVDETPPEILRATPDNYTTNFENQIIEITFDEYIKLENLERQLVVSPPLKNRPLIKPLGAASRKLTIEILDTLLDNTTYVFSFGQSIVDNTEGNVYPFYKYVFSTGSYIDSLKISGSVTDALNYKTDEFVNVMLYEVDSSYTDSIVYKQQPRYVVNTLDSLTTFTMENLRAGQYKMIALKEPASDLIFNPDRDKIGFISDVISVPTDEVFEVELFKPVLDPKVLRASHEAANRFQVGYAGNLDSMQLKVLPEGLLEQSRIVRQQDIDTLNFWYRPAIVERDSVLLEASYKSYKDTVVVRLREDREVDSLILSKEGQLTLNSPIQLKTNTPISVIDAASMTLIDKDSLVIPFTTKLDSLKNILSIDFEKTESNRYNLQMRPGSIVDMYGTSIDTTTYVYATKTAREYGAFLTTVTGGTKWPVILQIVKEDLSVVAEKTITENGDYDFNYITPGNYYIRSIYDSNANGRYDPGNFLENRQPEEVVYIPALITLLANFDVVETIVLE, encoded by the coding sequence ATGATCAAACATAGTATTCAAATTATCCTGGTAGCGTTCATCGCGCTGCTTATCGTACAATGTGCCAAACGTGGTAATCCTACTGGTGGACCTGTTGACGAGACGCCACCAGAAATACTGCGCGCCACGCCAGATAACTACACAACCAATTTTGAAAACCAGATCATTGAGATCACGTTTGATGAATACATTAAACTAGAGAATCTAGAACGCCAGCTAGTGGTATCGCCACCGCTCAAGAATAGACCACTCATCAAGCCATTGGGTGCTGCATCGCGCAAGTTGACCATTGAGATACTGGACACGTTACTAGATAACACGACCTATGTATTTAGCTTTGGGCAAAGCATAGTTGATAATACGGAAGGTAATGTGTACCCTTTCTACAAATACGTATTTAGTACAGGTAGTTACATTGATTCCTTGAAGATAAGCGGTAGTGTTACTGATGCCTTGAATTACAAGACTGATGAGTTTGTCAACGTGATGCTTTATGAGGTAGATAGTTCTTATACTGATAGTATTGTTTACAAGCAGCAGCCTAGATATGTGGTCAATACACTGGATAGTCTCACGACTTTTACCATGGAAAACCTGCGGGCTGGACAATATAAAATGATAGCTTTAAAAGAACCTGCAAGCGATCTTATATTCAATCCTGATAGAGATAAAATCGGTTTTATTAGTGATGTAATATCGGTACCAACTGATGAGGTTTTTGAAGTAGAGTTATTCAAACCTGTATTGGATCCTAAAGTATTGAGAGCGTCTCACGAGGCAGCTAATAGATTTCAAGTAGGTTATGCGGGAAATCTGGATAGCATGCAATTAAAGGTATTGCCTGAAGGTTTGCTCGAGCAATCTAGGATCGTGAGACAGCAAGATATCGACACGCTCAACTTTTGGTACAGGCCTGCGATTGTAGAACGTGATAGCGTGTTATTAGAAGCGAGCTATAAATCCTATAAAGATACTGTGGTAGTACGATTGCGTGAAGATCGTGAGGTAGACAGTTTGATATTGTCAAAAGAAGGTCAGCTAACGCTCAATAGCCCGATACAATTAAAGACCAACACACCAATAAGTGTCATTGACGCGGCATCCATGACCTTAATCGATAAGGATAGTCTCGTTATACCGTTTACAACAAAACTGGATTCACTTAAAAATATCTTGAGTATTGACTTTGAAAAGACAGAATCCAATCGCTATAATTTGCAGATGCGACCTGGTTCTATAGTCGATATGTACGGTACTAGCATCGATACTACTACTTATGTCTATGCTACTAAAACAGCACGTGAATACGGTGCTTTTCTTACCACTGTAACTGGTGGTACAAAATGGCCTGTCATTTTGCAAATCGTTAAAGAGGACTTGAGCGTAGTAGCCGAGAAAACTATTACCGAGAATGGTGATTACGACTTCAATTACATCACACCTGGAAACTACTACATACGTAGTATTTATGACAGCAATGCCAATGGCCGCTACGACCCAGGAAACTTTCTTGAAAATCGTCAGCCAGAAGAGGTAGTTTATATTCCTGCTTTAATCACGTTACTGGCAAACTTTGATGTGGTAGAAACTATTGTTTTAGAATAA
- a CDS encoding coiled-coil domain-containing protein: MNQSNDRSFLKIILAVLALLLLGLGYWSYITFQENQKIKDNLVQEKENIEQELKNISQEYSIEIEKGNMLSDNLIDARERITRLRDSVINLEGNVAVLSRLRKELANIRAERSQLVQKITELEESNKYLVRVNDSTIAALNQEIIKAELQEETVVKLNENVEKAATLIPTNFEPEGVIIRRSGRQIVNDRASRVDDINVCFTLPENSLATQGVNRFYLQVINPANNVMGLGKTIEFESGSLTYSKVVEFNYTGKELDICELLGADVENIEKGTYRVNLFNGAIRVGNKTIDFK; encoded by the coding sequence ATGAACCAAAGCAACGACCGCAGTTTTCTCAAGATCATTCTTGCCGTACTAGCACTGCTACTATTGGGACTAGGTTACTGGTCTTACATCACCTTTCAAGAAAACCAAAAGATCAAGGATAATCTCGTCCAGGAAAAAGAAAATATTGAACAGGAACTCAAGAACATCTCTCAAGAATACAGCATTGAAATTGAGAAAGGTAACATGTTGAGCGACAATCTCATCGATGCTCGCGAGCGCATCACTAGACTGCGCGATAGCGTGATCAATCTAGAAGGTAATGTTGCCGTGTTGAGCAGGCTGCGCAAGGAACTAGCAAACATACGTGCAGAGCGTTCCCAGCTGGTTCAAAAGATAACCGAGCTTGAAGAAAGCAACAAATACCTCGTACGGGTTAATGACAGTACCATCGCAGCGCTCAATCAAGAAATCATAAAAGCAGAGCTACAAGAGGAAACCGTGGTAAAACTCAACGAAAACGTTGAGAAGGCAGCCACACTTATCCCAACTAATTTTGAACCTGAAGGTGTGATCATACGACGCTCAGGACGCCAGATTGTCAACGATCGCGCCAGCCGTGTGGACGATATCAACGTATGCTTCACACTACCAGAAAATTCACTCGCGACACAAGGCGTCAACAGGTTTTATCTACAGGTGATCAATCCAGCAAACAATGTCATGGGCCTAGGTAAAACCATCGAGTTTGAGAGCGGCAGCCTTACCTACAGCAAGGTCGTAGAATTTAATTATACGGGCAAGGAGCTGGATATCTGTGAACTGCTGGGTGCTGATGTTGAAAACATTGAGAAAGGCACCTATCGTGTCAACCTCTTCAATGGCGCCATACGCGTTGGTAATAAAACGATTGATTTTAAATAG
- a CDS encoding LytR/AlgR family response regulator transcription factor produces the protein MIKCLLIDDEPLALQLLESHVSQTEGVEVLKTFTNPIEALQEVETLKPDLIFSDIQMPELNGVQFSKIIGNKYPIIFTTAYEQYAVEGFELDVIDYLLKPIALQRFQKAVDKFKNRSKSAAADAPAADYIFVKSEYKTLKINLSDIHYIKGMADYVTIVTADKKVHTLENLKHYQATLPASSFMRVHKSYIIAMDKIEFIERNRAVILGDYIPVSDTYKKDFFDRVNN, from the coding sequence ATGATCAAGTGTTTACTTATAGATGATGAGCCGCTAGCGCTGCAATTGCTCGAGTCACATGTGTCACAAACTGAAGGTGTTGAGGTGCTCAAAACCTTTACCAATCCCATTGAAGCTCTTCAAGAAGTAGAAACTCTCAAACCTGATTTGATCTTTTCTGATATCCAAATGCCTGAATTGAATGGCGTTCAATTTTCCAAAATCATAGGAAACAAATACCCGATCATTTTTACCACAGCCTATGAGCAGTATGCGGTAGAAGGTTTTGAACTGGATGTTATCGATTATTTACTTAAACCTATCGCCTTACAACGCTTTCAAAAAGCCGTTGACAAATTCAAAAATCGTTCAAAATCTGCCGCAGCAGATGCACCTGCAGCAGATTATATTTTTGTAAAGAGTGAATACAAAACTCTCAAAATCAATCTGTCAGACATCCATTACATCAAAGGCATGGCAGACTATGTGACGATTGTTACAGCAGATAAAAAAGTACACACATTAGAAAATCTGAAACACTATCAGGCCACTTTACCAGCCAGCAGCTTCATGCGCGTCCATAAAAGCTACATCATAGCCATGGACAAGATTGAATTCATCGAGCGCAACCGCGCTGTGATCTTAGGCGACTACATTCCCGTAAGCGACACCTATAAAAAAGACTTTTTTGATCGTGTGAATAATTAG
- a CDS encoding DUF5694 domain-containing protein, whose amino-acid sequence MKTLRLFILAILTSHLSIAQTATEAEFIQETKAAFKFNGAKTLLLGTWHMGATSDANKSRYDASKPERRAEITELALQLAQEFKPTKIIVEVRPERQAYMDSLYANYIANPTELSTYGGEVGLLAFQIARSSGATLHAIDHKMGYDYGRIGQMADSLNTQAVNKYYAQLMPLLQKAAALEQTATTKQLYRFTNSPEYISFLKHANSDLLTYVNTDGNFEGADVAADFYKRNLRMFANINRLDIQPDDRVLILQGATHIAFFQEFMRYSPVYDVVDVQEYLRD is encoded by the coding sequence ATGAAAACTCTAAGACTATTTATCCTAGCTATTTTAACCAGCCACTTGAGCATAGCACAAACCGCAACAGAAGCCGAATTTATTCAGGAAACTAAAGCTGCCTTTAAATTCAATGGCGCCAAAACATTGCTTTTAGGAACATGGCATATGGGCGCCACCAGCGATGCCAATAAATCCAGATATGATGCGAGCAAACCAGAACGCCGCGCAGAGATTACTGAACTGGCCTTGCAACTTGCTCAAGAATTTAAACCTACCAAGATAATTGTTGAGGTGCGACCTGAGCGGCAAGCATACATGGACTCGCTATATGCCAACTATATCGCCAATCCAACTGAGCTGAGCACCTATGGCGGTGAGGTAGGCTTGCTAGCATTTCAAATAGCCAGATCCAGTGGCGCTACGTTGCACGCGATTGATCACAAAATGGGATATGATTACGGCCGCATAGGTCAAATGGCAGACTCACTCAACACTCAGGCCGTCAATAAATATTATGCTCAATTGATGCCATTGCTTCAAAAAGCTGCTGCATTAGAACAAACGGCAACCACTAAACAGTTGTACCGCTTTACCAACTCACCAGAATACATCAGTTTTTTAAAGCACGCCAATTCAGACTTGCTCACTTATGTCAATACAGACGGCAATTTTGAAGGTGCGGACGTAGCAGCAGACTTTTATAAGCGCAACTTGCGCATGTTTGCCAATATCAACCGCCTAGATATCCAGCCAGACGATCGTGTCTTGATCTTACAAGGAGCCACACACATTGCTTTCTTTCAGGAATTCATGAGGTACAGTCCAGTGTATGATGTGGTAGATGTTCAGGAGTATTTGAGGGATTAA
- a CDS encoding succinate dehydrogenase/fumarate reductase iron-sulfur subunit, whose amino-acid sequence MKLTLKVWRQEGPDTKGKMVTYPLDGVDGDMSFLEMMDILNENLINKGEVPVEFDHDCREGICGSCNMMINGEPHGPAKMITTCQLHMRKFNDGDTITIEPWRAKAFPVIKDLIVDRSAFDRIQQAGGYISVNTSGNTQDANSIPIEKEKADEAFYAATCIGCGACVAACKNASAMLFTSAKISQYALLPQGEIEATDRVQAMVRQMDEEGFGNCTNTGACMVECPKGIKLENIARMNREYLKAETIA is encoded by the coding sequence ATGAAACTTACTTTAAAAGTGTGGAGACAAGAAGGCCCAGATACTAAGGGTAAAATGGTTACCTATCCGCTAGACGGCGTTGATGGTGATATGTCTTTTCTTGAAATGATGGATATCCTGAACGAAAATTTGATCAACAAGGGCGAAGTGCCTGTGGAGTTTGATCACGATTGTCGTGAAGGTATTTGTGGTAGCTGTAACATGATGATCAATGGTGAGCCACATGGTCCCGCCAAAATGATCACGACCTGCCAGCTGCACATGCGTAAATTTAACGACGGTGACACAATCACTATTGAGCCGTGGAGAGCAAAAGCATTTCCAGTAATCAAGGATTTAATTGTTGACCGTAGTGCTTTTGATCGTATCCAACAGGCTGGTGGTTATATCTCGGTAAACACTTCAGGAAACACTCAAGATGCAAATAGTATTCCAATTGAGAAAGAGAAGGCAGACGAGGCATTTTACGCAGCTACCTGTATAGGTTGTGGCGCGTGTGTTGCCGCTTGTAAGAACGCAAGTGCGATGCTATTTACCAGTGCAAAAATCTCACAGTATGCATTGTTACCACAAGGAGAAATTGAGGCAACAGATCGTGTACAAGCGATGGTGCGCCAGATGGATGAAGAAGGATTTGGTAACTGTACCAACACAGGAGCTTGTATGGTAGAATGTCCTAAAGGCATCAAGTTAGAAAATATCGCAAGAATGAACCGTGAGTATTTAAAAGCAGAGACGATTGCTTAA